GGACTATGCCATTGAGACAACTCTTGACGCATTTGTTTACAAGATTCTGCCATTGTTTGATTATTCAAACCAAAACGACACCATTCCTCAATGATTCTTAATCCTTCTCTGGCTCGATCTAAATTAGCATCTAATATGCGGTAAATAGCTTGTTTTTGCTCCATTTCTGCTTAATCGTTTAAATTTAATCCTACTAATTTCAATTCTTCTTTCAAGTTTTCAGCAACAGGGCGGTTTTGTTGTTTATGCAAATTGTACGCTTTTTGAAAGACCTCTGCACTTTCTTCCATATATCCTTGTTGAAGTAGTAAGACTCCTAAATTTTGATACGCCCAAGGATATTCGGGATTTAACTTTATTGATTGACGGTAAGTTTCCATGGCTAAAGAAATATTACCCATCGCTCGGTGAGTTAAGCCTAAGTTATAGTAAGCAAAGGCGTAGTGAGGTTCAATGATGATACATTGTCGATAAAGGTTTAAGGCTTGTTGATATTGTCCTCTTTGATAACAAAGGCTACCAAAGTTATGATAAGCTCCTAGTTTTAATTTACCTAAGATGGGAGATGCGATCGCTTTTTGATAATGTTTAACTGCCAAGGAAATTTGCCCTTCTTTCACATAAGCATTAGCAAGGTGGTAGTGCAGTTCAAATAGTGTTGTAGAGGTCGCTAGACTCGATTTTAAACCCGTTTTTAACAATTTTAGACCTTTTTTGATCTCTCCCAAAGAAACGTACAAAGCCCCCAATTTACTGCAAACATAGGCATCATGGGGATTTTGTGCCAAATAACTTTCCATGGCTTTACGAGCTTTTTGGGCTTTCTCTTGTTGGGCAATAACTTCTGGTT
This is a stretch of genomic DNA from Cyanobacterium aponinum PCC 10605. It encodes these proteins:
- a CDS encoding glycosyltransferase gives rise to the protein MVHNSNISLAMIVKNEAHNLPKCLDSVKDIVGEMIIVDTGSTDNTKEIGINYGAKVYDYQWNDDFAQARNFGLQYVSGDWVLVLDADEVFNPKIISQITPLMEKDDCLVINLIRHEIGTVSSPYSSLSRLFRRHPQISFSRPYHALIDDSVIALQEKEKQWKIFDSNEVAIAHYGYQPEVIAQQEKAQKARKAMESYLAQNPHDAYVCSKLGALYVSLGEIKKGLKLLKTGLKSSLATSTTLFELHYHLANAYVKEGQISLAVKHYQKAIASPILGKLKLGAYHNFGSLCYQRGQYQQALNLYRQCIIIEPHYAFAYYNLGLTHRAMGNISLAMETYRQSIKLNPEYPWAYQNLGVLLLQQGYMEESAEVFQKAYNLHKQQNRPVAENLKEELKLVGLNLND